The DNA region TTGTCGTGGAGGAGGAAGTTTAGTGGTGGTATTTAATATGGGTTTTTTAAGTGAAGAGGTCCAAACAGAACGGGATCTACAAGGGAATATTCGGTCTCCTCTTGTCATATGCCATTGGATATTCTCCCTTCCTTCAACTACATTCTGTTCCTTGTCACCTTTTCCTGTTTTTTCCAATCCACTGTATACttttaaatttctaattaacctattttaaataatatccttattatattatatattctttaaaaaaaaaaaacttctttcggttttaataaataatattttgggcAAGTGGATGAAAAGGATATCTGACCAATGAAAGGATCCCAACATTGAACGCGCAGCCGTGTTAATAGGGTTCGTGACGGTGCGTGCACTTGCTGGGTGGATACAGGGCTGTGATTGCGATGTGTAGGCACGATTACAGGGTTGCGACTGTCTAAAACGGTAGGCTAGGTCAACGTTTTGAGGCAGACAaccacaaatatatttttttctttttttgtattcGTTAATTTGGatctgaattaagttttaaggaaaaaaatattaaataaaatatattattttgatatgattgtaattctattataatttaatgtatattatttttttaatattaagttgATCTTAATTTTTCATAGCTCTTCTAGCAGCAAGTATACCTAATTCTATATCTGTTACCAAGCAACTCAAGAATGGCTGCTTATcaatgttttcaaaaactgtattgGTGATTAAATTGATTTACTAGTTTACGGGTTGATTAATTCAACtgaataatcaattaatttaacctattttttaattattatatattttttaataatatcatatatttatcatatttttaaatataaaatataattttaaatatattaattaaacaatttatacttaattatatagataaaaggaaaaaataatttcaaattttatcattaattcaaactattttaagttttaacaaaaaaaaattatatagtattatgTAAATTTGgttttgatggttttttttttttcggttcaatgaatttattgatattaacaattttaaacaaatcaatatttctatataaattacACTAGATTATAAATTGAATCGAGTTATagactaatttataatttaaccgATCGAATTAAGTGCTCTAATCctatttaaaaaacattaattcaattttcaattaaaaaaacacagATCATTGTTGCTTAATAATTCTAGAAGGTCTCTAGTCATTTGGATGCTGCAAGGCAAAATCCGctctaatttctattaaatagAACCGTGTGAACTTGCCTATTCCGCCTAAGTcatctttctttcttaattGCTTGCGGAGTCCTAGGACGACCGAGGGTTtgagaaatgaagaaaatcGACCAACCAATCATCGAGGTCCCCTAatgtttaaataaatgcaaaacACTGcgttttgtttaatataaaacgCACCGTTTTCCTGTAGTTGATATATTCCTTTTGTCTTGGGTGTCAACTGAGATTGAAAGGCAGAAGTCAACACGTCACTTGCACTTCTCATCTGAAACTAAAGCAGAAGAACGAGTGGGTTGTGGCTGAAGATCACACGGCAGTTAATCGGTGAGTTAGTTAAAGATCGACAATGGTAGTTTAAGTCTAGTAGTCATCTTAGCTGacagtaaattttttttcttatatttttcttgtataaaaacatttgtaattcctaatttttcaataacaaaGATTTGAGGTATTTTTTCAATGAATCTTGGCTCTCTCAATCTTGATCTGAGATTGTGTACTATAAATAGGGGTTTCTTTTCACCTACTATGTCAACAAAAATTCGTATCAAGCCGGCTTGATCCCGCCTGATCAGGGATATATCAGGACGCCCCTGATCCTTTTAACTGCAATTTCTGTGGTTATGCTGGAGTTACCGGTGTGAGGCAATTTATGTGGTAATTtattattggccaaaagacttattcccactcatgAGGTTTCGAAAATCCAAATACTTGCTCATGAGTTGTTAACCTTAACCAAAATTGTTAGTTACAGGGGATAAgatcattatttttctattaaatccTAACATTTTAAgggtttatattattttccttttatagtttaaaaaactaatattttttcttattcaaaagtttgaaataattttttttataaagttttttctttattctgcAACAATGGGAATTTCCTATTGCCATCAGCTAACCATCCTAACATCTTTTTCTCCCGCTGTTGGTCTTGCCATCGAAGCAGGTTCATCTAACGAAGACGAATCCTCTTCATCTAgttgaaaaaattcattagaCGAAGATAGTCCGTCTTCGTTCTATGAACCTACTCCGATGAGAAGGTTGACAGTTGAAGAACAAGATGCTAGGGTGGCCGACAGATGGCTGCAGCTGATTTCAATCATCagagaatgaaaaagaaaaaactttccGGGAagaagtgaattttttaaacttttagatggTGGGATGATATAAAttcttaagttttaataataaaataatgattttaccttttattttaattaatattaatagtttataaatagatatttaaattttgaaaattttatacataaaattttataaacttatcaAAAGGTGGATGGGATTAAGTCCTTCGGCCTTTATTATTTAAACCTTGCTGGTTGTTTATTGTAAGTCAGTGTTGGGAAGTTTTCTGATGGCAAATGGGTGACATATAATTGTTGAATTTGGGCATATACATAGGAATCTAGAAAGAAATATGACAAATTCATCcttttttcattcattaattttcaaattcactGACTTCCCATTCCTCGACAAGCAAGTCTCCTTTTTCGAGCTTTTAGGTGTGTGCACCATGAGATAAccataaagaattatttttgtCACCATTGACGATCATATGATTTCATATTAGCAATTTGGTTAGAAGCTTAGCTGTGtctatcaatatataattacaatCTTGTGTTGCAGGCTAGCTTGAGGGTAACTTCAAATATGGATCTTGGAAAAAGCCTACTACCACCAGCCACCGCCACTGTCTGCTGCCATGTGGTGGCGGTACCGCTTCCTGGTCGAGGTCACATCAACCCCATGATGAGTCTCTGCAAACTCATAGCTTCAAAAACCCAAGACATTCTCATAACCTTTGTGGTTACTGAAGAATGGCTTAAGATTATTGGCTCTGATAGTAAGCCTGAAACGATACGTTTTGCTTCAATACCAAATGTCATACCCTCAGAGAAGGTTCGAGGAATTGAATTTTCAGAGTTTTATGAAGCTGTTCAAACAAAAATGGAGGCTCCATTCGAACAGCTTCTTGATCAACTTGAGCCACCAGTGGGCAACATTATAAGTGATAGTGAGCTCTTTTGGGCTATACGTATTGGGAACAGAAGAAATATTCCTGTAGCCACTCTTTGCACAACATCGGCAACATTTTTAAGCAAGATCCAATACTTCAGCCAAATTGAAGATCGAGATTTGCTGGTGGATTTGTTGGGTATGTGTTAAAATAAATAGTCATTCTCACTTAGGGAcgatgtttttattatttttttaatccacacttatttttttattaataatttacattaataaATGTATGCCGCATGTTTAATAAGATCTATATATTTGTGGTCATTTTTACcctaaaatatgaattttatagaTTCCCGTGTGAGAAAATTGAAAAGCTTAAAACTATAACGGAATTTATTTCATGATTTTAGGAAtatcaaaattgtatatattaaaatgtacTGTGGTTGTTTAAAAGTTGGTTTTTACTAGCCCAGATCCAAatatcaatgacaaaaaatttcgTGTCAAGTTAAAATCTCTTTCTAATTTGTATGATAGAACATTTTTTAGATTGATAACTCTAATGTACGTATATTTCTCTTGTGTGacagatgaagaagatgatacCTTAAACATTCCTGAAGGAATCTTTCCAAGTCAAATACCGGAGTTCAAAAACATCTACGTAACTGAGAAAAAATGCACACAACTTTCACTATTAGCTCATTCATGGGTACAAAAATCTCAATACCTCATCTTCAGTTCCTTCTATGAGCTTGAACCCCATGTCTTCAACACTCTAAAACAAAAATTCCCCTTCCCCCTCTACCCCATTGGTCCTGTTGTCCCTCCCTTGAACTCCCCACCCAATTCCTCACAAATTTCCCAATGGCTAGACTCTCAACCCTTAGGTTCTGTCCTCTATGTCTCATTGGGGAGTTTCATCCCAATTTCAAGTGCCCAAATGGATGAAATTTTAGGAGGGTTGAAAAGTAGTGGAGTTAAGTTCTTGTGGGTTGCTAGAGAAGAGAGTTCAACGCTAATTAAGAAGGGAGGAATTATGAATGGATTGATAGTGGAATGGTGTAATAGCCAGTTGGCGGTGTTGTGTCATACTTCCATTGGTGGGTTTTTGACACATTGTGGGTGGAACTCTACTCTTGAAGGGCTTTCTGTTGGGGTTTCCATGCTTACATTTCCTATAACTTACGATCAAGTGTCGAATGAGGAGCTGATTGTGGAGGCGTGGAGAGTTGGGTGGAGAGGGAGAGGAAAAGTTGTGGGAGCTGATCAAAGTTTGGTGAGTAGAGATAAGATTTGTGAGAGAATTAAGAGATTTATGGATGAAGAGAGTGTTGAGGTGCAAAATTTGAGGAAACGAGGGAGAGAAATTGGGGAGCTTTGTCATCAAGCTAGGGCAAAAGGTGGAAGTTCCGATAATAATTTAGATGTTTTTATCAATGATATATTACTACGCAAATTTGAGGTTTAAGAAAGTTTAGGGTTAGAGTAATTATGACTAGTTTTTCATTAAGAAATAAAAGGTTTTGTAGAGGAAAACTCAGATTTTTCTGATactcattaaaattaatgagaCAAAACTAAGTTTGCAatattttgacttttttctATGACCATTTTCTATAAACTACTAAAGAACACttgttttattaaagaaaattgaaaataaaattaagatggaAGATAGGGATTTAATCACTTTAAGGGAATCAATCTCTAATTTGATTATTTAGAGGAATTCAACCTCTAATTTGGTCAAAGATTTTGAATTGTATTCTATTGCcttttttaaataactaaagacattatatatatgtagaatttctaattcttaattaattaataaattcttataaagaaataaatttataatattcttattaTAATAAGGATAATATAATCCTCCTTTATAATGAggttaaatcaaattatgattcaaatttCTAAAGTTAGAAAATCTTATCATTAGGATTCAAATCCTTAAAATTGAAGAATCCTAACATTATCCACCTCTTCAAAAGAGTTTTGTCCTTGAGACTAAGCAACAATGAATTCTAGAAAATTGTATTTGGATTAACTTAATTAGGTTATGGGTCAAGTCTAATAAGTTTAGTTTTAGAGAGCGTTTAgtttgtgaaatattttattattaaaattagaagattaccttaaagatagattactttaaagattattaagtataaggtaaaaatatatagatataaataattattatatttaattagagataataaaagaataccaatatattatttttacttaaatactcttaggtgtaattattctaaattttttatggtatttattatattaattgaaaatgagagtatttttactttaaaaaattaataataagaatataattataataaaattaagatttttttgataatattttaatatttaaggtaaagatgataatcagattatttcatatattatttatcatattattattaataataaaatattattaataatttttattatttataaattaaataaaaaatataaataataaaaaaataatttattaaaataatctttttatctgAAAAACCAATCACCTATTATGGTAATGGGTAATGGGTTTTGGACTTGGTTGATTaccttttttgaaaaaaaatttgtaacacgtgtcaaatatcaataaacattttgaaatttgatattgaaCCATGTGGATTACTTTATTTCTATGAGTCATCATTCCAATGCCATGATGAAGAGCAGATGgacaatatttttcatatcaaatacTACAAGAGTTTATTCAGAAAGGACAGGAATAATCAAGCCATGTGATTGGAAAACAAGGAAGTATGGAAACGCTCCAAGGGGTGCGTTTCGTCGATTCCAAAACGTTTTCGTTTCTTAAATGTCTCAAAACCGGTACAAAACGTTTTGGAGCTGTTTTAGAAATTTTCGAAAGATGCAAAATACATTTTCAATACCTGAAACACCTTTCTTTGTAGAAATCCGTTGCATTTCCACTTCTGTAAACATTTCAAATCATACCTCTCATACTGGTTTTGTCTTCTCAATATTCCAACATCTGAACCTCCTCTCCTCTCCAGCGAAACTCATCTGTCCTCCTTCGTTTTGTCCTTCTTCCCACTAGTTGTTGCCTCCTTTCAactatttgtttcatttttcaaattatcaGTTCCCTTCCCGATATCTGTTTCACCAGTCTTCTCACTATTGATTCCCTCCTCCTCATTTTTCATTCGTCCTCTGTCGAAATGGATCCAAAGCCTGGGAAACATTAAAACCTTTACAATACCTGATTATGTGTCTTATTAATAAGCTGCAACCTCTAAATTCATTCACCTGTGttttaagaaaaatgaattacaAAGAGAGAAGTAAATAACATGATTATTAACTGTTGGGTTTTGGGgagttttcacatttttttcttttctgatcaGAGGCATgggttataatttatatttgccGGCTCTAAGGTTTACAAGGGTAGAAACAATTTCATTAAGTTATAGTGTATATTTTACATAGAGACTTTAGTTTATATAGGTCTAACTAGTTCATATTTACAGGCTTACAGCAATAAAAGCTTAGTTTCATTGAACATTTCTTTATGCAtacttttaaatgatttaaaaaataaaaagtttgcacactaaataaaaggaaaaaataataaaaataaattgtttttatattatataaaaatatttgtatatttttaaatgttatacctttttaataaaatttttgtatttataataaatctttatattttttatatttacacgtgTTTTcacgtttttattttttatattttttaataaagacgTTTTAACGTTTCGGTTTCAACGTTTCACCGTTTCCACGTTTTCATTTTTGTGCTACTTAGttggaaaataatcaacttttaaaattggaaattagCAATTTGTAATGTGTTAGGTAGGATGGCACTGATGAGACCTGGAGATAATGTAGCttaatgtatttaatttttagctttgattatattttgttatcttaattaattattatccaTTAGAGGCTTACTGGatgttaataaataatgtactaaaataaaaaataaaaaattaaggcaTGTAATTGATAGGGGTTGTTGAAGCCTGAAGGTGATTGCAACTTAGGTTGACTTATTCAATAACTAAAGCAAAGAGcatctatatatataagttatatcaagcaatgttatatacataaataatatatataattttatatataattaataatatattattatattattaaataattaaaaattaaaaataaaataatattaaattatataataataaattattaattatacacaaaattcTACACATAACTTACGCAAATTGACCGACTTTCCATCCCTCAGCAAGCAGGTCTTGCTTTTCGAACTTTTAGGTATGCGCACCATATTTGACTCAGGCTCCATTTACAATAAGataactataattaattatttttgttaccATTGACGatcatataatttcatattagCAATTTGCCGTGAAGCTGCGtctatcaatatattattgCAGTCTTGTGCTGCAGGCTAGCTAGAGTGTAACTTCAAATATGGATCTTGGAAAAAGCCTACTACCACATGCCACCGCCACTGTCTGCTGCCATGTGGTGGCGGTACCGCTTCCTGGTCGAGGTCACATCAACCCCATGATGAGTCTCTGCAAACTCATAGCTTCAAAAACCCAAGACATTCTCATAACCCTTGTGGTTACTGAAGAATGGCTTAAGATTATTGACTCTGATACTAGGCCTGAAACGATACGTTTTGCTTCAATACCAAATGTCATACCCTCCGAGAAGGTTCGAGGAATTGAATTTCCGGAGTTTTATGAAGCTGTTCAAACAAGAATGGAGGCTTCATTTGAACAGCTTCTTGATCAACTTGAGCCACCAGTGAGCAACATTATAAGTGATATTGATCTCTTTTGGGCTATACGTATTGGGAACAGAAGAAATATTCCTGTAGCCACTCTTTGCACAACATCGGCAACATTTTTAAGCAAGATCCAATACTTTAGCCAAATTGAAGATCGAGATTTGCTGGTGGATTTGTTGGGTATGTGTTAAAATAAATAGTCATTCTCACTTAGGGgtgatgtttttatttatttttgaatccacacttatttttttttaatagatttacATTAATAAATGGATGCCGCATGTTTAATAAGATCTATATATTTGTGGTCATTTTTACCCTAAAATATGAACTTTATAGATTCCCATgtgagaaaattgaaaagtttaaCACTAAAAGGGAATTTCTTTCATGATTTGAAGAATATCAAAATTGTATACATTAAAATGCACTGTAATTGtttaaaagttgatttttaCTAGCCCAGATCCAAatatcaatgacaaaaaattttgtgtcAAGTTAAAATCTTTTTCTAATTTGCATGGTAGAACATTTTTTAGATTGACAACTCCAATATACTTATATTTCTCTTGTGCGacagatgaagaagatgatacATCAAACATCCCTGAAGGATTCTTTCCAAGTCAAATACTGGAGTTCAAAAACATCTTCTACGTAAATGCGAAAAAAGGCACACAACTTTCACTTGTAGCTCATTCATGGGTGCCAAAATCCCAATACCTCCTCTTCAGTTCCCTCTATGAGCTTGAACCACATGTCTTCAATACTCTAAAACAAAAATTCCCCTTCCCCCTCTACCCCATTGGTCCTGTTGTCCCTCCCTTGAACTCCCCACCCAATTCCTCACAAATTTCCCAATGGCTAGACTCTCAACCCTTAGGTTCTGTCCTCTATGTCTCATTGGGGAGTTTCATCTCAGTTTCAAGTGCCCAAATGGATGAAATTTTAGGAGGGTTGAAAAGTAGTGGAGTCAAGTTTTTGTGGGTTGCTAGAGAGGAGAGTTCAAGGCTGATTAAGAATGGAGGAATTATGAATGGACTGATAGTGGATTGGTGTAGTAGCCAATTGGCGGTGTTGTGTCATACTTCTATTGGCGGGTTTTTGACACATTGTGGGTGGAACTCTACTCTTGAAGGGCTTTCTGTCGGGGTTTCCATGCTTACATTTCCTATAACTTACGATCAAGTGTCGAATGAGGAGCTGATTGTGGAGGCGTGGAGAGTTGGGTGGAGAGGGAGAGGAAGAGTTGTGGGGGCTGAACAAAGTTTGGTAAGTAGAGATGAGATTTGTGAAAGAATTAAGAGGTTTATGGATGCAGAGAGTGTTGAGGTGCAAAATTTGAGGAAACAAGGGAGAGAAATTGGGGAGCTTTGTCATCAAGCTAGGGCAAAAGGTGGAAGTTCCGATAATAATTTAGATGCTTTTATCAATGATATATTACTACGCAAATTTGAGGTTTAAGAAAGTTTTGGGTTAGAGTAATTATGACTAGCTTTTCATTATGAATTAAAAGGTTTTGTGCGAGCAAAACTCAGATTTTCCATCGTTTCTGATactcatttaaattaatgagACAAACTAAGTTCGCaatattttgacttttttttatgaACTGCCAAAGAACACttgttttattaaagaaaattgaaaataaaattaagaggaATTCAACCACTAAATCGGTCAAAGATTTTGAATTGTATTCTATTGCCTTTTTAAAATAGctaaagatattatatatagaacaatgctatgtgtacctattttttgtacataatttatgtacacaatgatatgtcatcatgtgattaagtgattttaaaacatgtgtcatcatatgataaagaaatacccaatcatatgataacacctcatctgtgtacataaattatgtatcaaatataGGTATGCATacttttattgttatatatatatatatatatatatatatatatatgtgtgtgtgtgtgtgtgtgtgtagaatttctaattcttaattaattaaaaaacttataatattcTTACTATAATAAggataatataatattcttttataatgaGGTTAAATCAAATTACGATTCGAACTTTTAAAGGTAGAAAATCTTATTACTAGAATTCAAATCCTTAAAATTGAAGAATCCTAACATTTTCCACCTCTTCAAAAGAGTTTTGTCCTTGACACCAAGTAATAATGAATTCTAGAAAATTGTATTTAGATTAACTTAATTAGGTTATGGGTCAAGTTTAATAAGTTTAGTTTTAGGGCATGTTTagtttatgaaatattttattatcaaaattaaaaaaattactttaaagataaattactttaaagattattaagtataagatgaaaatgagtagatataaataattattatgtttaatcagagataataaaaaaatactagtatattattttaattaaatattcttatatataattattctaaaatatcttttgttatatttattatattaattgaaaatgagattatttttattttaaaaaaattaataataaaaatataattataataaaattaagattatcttgataattttttaatatctcagATGaagataataatcagattattttatttattatttatgatattatcattaataataaaatattattaaaattttttattatttataaattaaataaaataatataaataataaaaaataaattattaaaataatctttttatctcATTAACCAACCGCCCATGATGGTAATGGGTTTGGGACACTGAACCTTTTTTTGTAACACGtgttaaatatcaataaaaattttgaaatttgatattgaaCCAACCATGTGGATTTCTTTATTTCTAATGAGTCATCATCCCAATACCATGATGAAGAGCACATGgacaatatttttcatatcaaatacTACAAGAGTCTATTCAGAAAGGACAGGAATAATCAAGCCATGTGAttggaaaataatcaacttttaaaattggaaattacCAATTTGTAATGTGTAAGCTAGGATGGCACTGATGAGACCTGCAGATAATGTGGCTTAATAtagttaaattttaactttgattatattttgttatcttaattaattattacccATTAGAGGCAAAGAGCATTGAGTAATggtatgtatataaatttatatatcagtaatatgttattatattattaaatagtttaaaattaaaaataatataatattcaatcatataataataaattattagttatacataaaattatatatgtaggttatgcatatagttttattacagTTACATTACATTAGATTAAATGTTCaaccattattttattattttattattaatattattttatttaatttattaaataataaaaaattttgatattatcatattatctatattaatGTGACAGATAACATaagagataatataataatatcaaatcaactACTTTAAGAGATGACTCAATCAAGTTTGTCCAAAACTCTTTAAATTTCATCTTATTGTTTTATAATCTTATGTACTTGAATTTATTGGTAATTGAATTGATATTATGAGAAATTACAGTTCTATATATTGTTTTGGttagtttatattttgtttacatCTAAATGATTCCTAAACAAACATTGAACCACAATGTGACAAATTCTTATTTGATGGATCAACAAGGAAAATACATGTTTTAATATAACACGTGGTAAGACAATGATTTTCAAGAGAAATGATCCATAATAAtggaaaattaatatatttatagagGTCGTAGTCCCGACtactttaatatgattttaaaatttgttattccTCCAAAAACTCTAGATCATTTCTCGTAAGTCAATAGTCATTAGATGCAGATGGCCATAAAGACTTCATTCATTTGAAacgatttttaaaagtttactTCTAATAAAATCTTTTGACTTCAGAACAAGTTTTATTAGAGATTGAGTCAGTTTTAATTGAAACCGCACCTTTTCTGTTTTGTTTCCTCCTATATACGGGTTAAAAGTTGACTATTAATAGTTGGATTGCTCCCCAAAATGAAGAAGCCCTTTCAATTATTGACCAAGAACGGTGTGTTAGGGCCAACATTGGTCGGCTCTAATGTTAGCCATTCGACATGTTTCATAGAATGTCATAGAGGATTATAGATTACCTTATAACTTGATGACCCTACAATTAGCTAACTGAGAAAACATAAAATCAGTTGCATGTGCTTCGGCCGCCGCCGCCGCATCATATCTGCTATcagatttatataaattagcTAGAGACGGTACCGGTTACTCTACAGGGCTCGACAGTAGCAAGTTTCTAATTCCGGTTAAGAGATTTGCCGAAGTTCAACCATCTTCACTTGGGCCATGGTTCACGGATTGGTTTCgattacttattttttatttaaaattatttaattataatatatatatatttaaataatttataaatttgtaagatatttaattgaatcaattaaaatgatatttaaataagaaataataatgaTGGAATCGTCAAAGCATAAATTCTTTCATTTTCCCGAACATTCCCAACAACCAAATAGATCCTAAAGAAAATCCCAGAAACAAAGAGGGAAATGGAATGTTTGtgtataaaacaaaaaatcgGATTGCCTTTACAGATGACTCGTTTGATAGTTTAGACAACAGATTGAGACAAGGTTTTAGACGTACAGTGCAAGGGTTTTAGTTACAGAGGTCCAAGAGAGGACGAACAAATGTTACATCAGAGCCGAGAGTCGAGACGATAG from Mangifera indica cultivar Alphonso chromosome 8, CATAS_Mindica_2.1, whole genome shotgun sequence includes:
- the LOC123223730 gene encoding UDP-glycosyltransferase 87A1-like, with product MDLGKSLLPPATATVCCHVVAVPLPGRGHINPMMSLCKLIASKTQDILITFVVTEEWLKIIGSDSKPETIRFASIPNVIPSEKVRGIEFSEFYEAVQTKMEAPFEQLLDQLEPPVGNIISDSELFWAIRIGNRRNIPVATLCTTSATFLSKIQYFSQIEDRDLLVDLLDEEDDTLNIPEGIFPSQIPEFKNIYVTEKKCTQLSLLAHSWVQKSQYLIFSSFYELEPHVFNTLKQKFPFPLYPIGPVVPPLNSPPNSSQISQWLDSQPLGSVLYVSLGSFIPISSAQMDEILGGLKSSGVKFLWVAREESSTLIKKGGIMNGLIVEWCNSQLAVLCHTSIGGFLTHCGWNSTLEGLSVGVSMLTFPITYDQVSNEELIVEAWRVGWRGRGKVVGADQSLVSRDKICERIKRFMDEESVEVQNLRKRGREIGELCHQARAKGGSSDNNLDVFINDILLRKFEV
- the LOC123223729 gene encoding UDP-glycosyltransferase 87A1-like, translated to MDLGKSLLPHATATVCCHVVAVPLPGRGHINPMMSLCKLIASKTQDILITLVVTEEWLKIIDSDTRPETIRFASIPNVIPSEKVRGIEFPEFYEAVQTRMEASFEQLLDQLEPPVSNIISDIDLFWAIRIGNRRNIPVATLCTTSATFLSKIQYFSQIEDRDLLVDLLDEEDDTSNIPEGFFPSQILEFKNIFYVNAKKGTQLSLVAHSWVPKSQYLLFSSLYELEPHVFNTLKQKFPFPLYPIGPVVPPLNSPPNSSQISQWLDSQPLGSVLYVSLGSFISVSSAQMDEILGGLKSSGVKFLWVAREESSRLIKNGGIMNGLIVDWCSSQLAVLCHTSIGGFLTHCGWNSTLEGLSVGVSMLTFPITYDQVSNEELIVEAWRVGWRGRGRVVGAEQSLVSRDEICERIKRFMDAESVEVQNLRKQGREIGELCHQARAKGGSSDNNLDAFINDILLRKFEV